In Pseudonocardia sp. DSM 110487, the sequence CGCAACGCAGTGCACGTGGCCGCGGGGCGGGCGATGTTCCAGGTGGCGGCGCTGCACGAAGCCGACCTCGGCGACGCCCGGTTCGATCTCGCCTTCGCGATCCACGTGCCGGTACTGCTGCGCGGCGACCCGCGCCGGGAGCTCGCGATCGTGCGCGCCCACCTCGTGCCGGGAGGCCGGTTCGCGTTGCCGTTCCAGCCGCTGGACCCCGCGACCACCGAGCCGACCATCGATCGGCTCGCCGGCATGCTCGACGCAGGCGGGTTCACGGTCGAGGAGCGGCACGTCGCCGAGCTGGCGAGCGGCAGGGCCGGATGCGTCGTCGCGGCGAGCGGGAGATCATGTCGCTCGTGACGGACGGCGATGTGGCAGTGGTGACGGGTGCGGGCTCGGGAGTCGGGAGGGTGGTGGCGACGGCCCTGCTCGGCGCGGGCTATCGGGTGGCGCTCGCCGGGCGCAGGGCGGAGGCGCTCGAGGAGACAGCGGGTGGCCGGGAGACCGCGCTCGTGGCGCCGACGGACGTCGCCGACGCCGAGTCGGTGGCCCGGTTGTTCGCGCAGGTGCGGGAGCGCTGGGGCCGGGTCGACCTGCTGATGAACAACGCCGGCACGTTCGGGCCGTCCGGCAGCGTGGACGAGATCGCGGTGGAGGACTGGACGTCCACCGTCGCCACGAACCTGACCGGGGCGTTCCTCTGCGCGCGCGAGGCATTCGCCGCGATGCGCGCGCAGCAGCCCCAGGGCGGGCGGATCATCAACAACGGCTCCATCTCCGCGCACGTGCCGCGTCCCGGCAGCGCGGCCTACACGGCAACGAAGCACGCGCTCACCGGTCTGACCAAGTCGATCGCGCTCGACGGGCGCCCGTACGGCATCGCCTGTGGCCAGATCGACATCGGCAACGCCGCCACCGACATGACGGCCGGCATCTCGGTCGGCGCGAAGCAGGCCGACGGCAGCATCCGCCCTGAGCCGACGTTCGATCCGGCGCACGTGGCCGACGCCGTTCTGCTCATGGCCCGGCTGCCCCTCGACGCGAACATCCCGTTCCTGACGATCACGGCGACGACCATGCCGTTCCTGGGCCGCGGCTGACTGAAGCGTGATCAGCGGCTGGGTGCAGAACCGGCCGTATCTGGCCGCCGTTGCACCCGTCTGGCGATGAAGCTCGGGCACGCTGGGCAAGATTGTCAGATGGGTGCGGAAACGGCCGGATATGGCCATTCAGGCACCGTACCGGCGATCACGGCGGTTGCTCGGTCACCTGGATCCCGACGGCGTCGAGCAGGCCGGTGGCCAGCGGGATGATCTGGTCCGGGCTGATCCGTGCGCCGCGCAGGGAGAGCACGCCGCGGACGTCGTCGACGGTGGAGCCGTGCAGGTCGGTCTCCCGCAGCCGCGCCGCGTCGAAGCTCGCCTCGGCCAGGTCGCACCCGAGCAGCGCGCAGTGCTCGGCGTCGAACTCGAACAGGTCGGCACCGTGCAGCGAGGTGTTCTCGACGAGGAGGAACCGCGCCTTCGCCATCCGGAACCCGGCGAGATCGGCGGTGCTGTCGGTGATGCGGACGTCGGTGAGCTGCGACCCGTCGAAGCCGGCGCCGGTGAGCCGGCAGTCGGTGAAGACGACCCGCGTGAGCACGGCCTCCTCCAACCGGGCGCCGGACAGGTCGCAGTGGACGAACTCCACGTCCCGGCATTCCAGGCCGGTGAAGCGGGAGCCGGCCAGGTTTCCGCCGACCCACCGGCTCTCCTGGATGCGCAGGTCGGCCACGCGCTCGGGCACCTGGACCGCGGCGCCTGCCTCGACGCAGTCCCACAGCTCGCCGCCCTCGACCACCGCGGGGGCCTGCGCCAGCTCGTCGGGGAGGTCGGGTGCCTCCGGGCGGCGCTTGGTGGGACGGGATCTGCTGCTTCCTCGGGGGGCCACGGGGCGAACGTACGGGGTGGGGCCGACGATCAGTTGTGTCCCGCGACCGCGCAAAGGGCGATGCGGGCCACGGTGCACGGCCAATGCGAGAGGGTGTGTACGCAGCCCGTGCAGTAGTCATCCGGGCGGCGGCGGTGCTGCGCGAGAGTGCGCTCAGGGCCGCCCGGTTGCGCGACCATGAAGGCCACCGCGGCGGCAAAGGTCCGCTGCGCCGCCACGTAGTCGTCGACCTCGTCGTCGTTCATGCCGATCACGCACCTCTCGCATTTCCACTAGGTCACCTGGTTGTCTAGGGGAGTGGCGAAGGTACCGCGCGAGCGGATGAGGTGCAACGGAGTCAGCGCGCCTTGATCTCGTACTCCAGGACGTATGCCGGAGCCGCCTTTACGGTGTCGCACACCTCGACCGGTCTCCCTGCGATGTCATAGGCGGTGCGGACGACCACGATCACCGGCACGCCTGCTTGCAGCTCGAGACGGCGTCGCTCCTCGACGGTCGGCATGCGAGCAGCGACCTCCTCCACGAACCGATCGAGGGTGTACCCCGCGTCCTCCAAGCGGGCGTACAGGCCTCCGGGCCCGGTGTCGATTTCCGCGATCGCAGTGCCTTCTGCGACTGCGAGCGGCAGGTACGACACCGCGAGCTCGACCGGCCGGTCGTCGGCGAAGTAGCGCCGAGAGCGGCTCAGCACGAGGCTATCTTCCAGCCGCAGGCGCTCACGCACGAAAGCGGGCGCCTCGACCCGAGTGACCTCGATCTGATCGACGCGAGCCCGGAAGCCGCTTCGCTCAGCCTCCGCGAGGAAGGCCGCCTTCCCCGCCTTGCGGTGTTCACGCGCGAACCGGTCGGACGCCAGCCTCCGGACGGGCGGCGGCTGCCGCACGAAGACACCGCGCCCGTGCTCTGCGACGACTCGCCCCTCGGCACGGAGCTCCTGAATCGCTTGCCTCGCCGTCATCCGCGCTACACCGTAGTGCTCCTTCAGCTCCGCCTCGGATGGAAGCCGATCCGCGGGCCCGAGCT encodes:
- a CDS encoding class I SAM-dependent methyltransferase → MAPAAERLVWAVETLGVRPGDRVLEIGCGHGVAVSLVCERLDGGSVLGIDRSAKMIEMARRRNAVHVAAGRAMFQVAALHEADLGDARFDLAFAIHVPVLLRGDPRRELAIVRAHLVPGGRFALPFQPLDPATTEPTIDRLAGMLDAGGFTVEERHVAELASGRAGCVVAASGRSCRS
- a CDS encoding SDR family oxidoreductase — protein: MSLVTDGDVAVVTGAGSGVGRVVATALLGAGYRVALAGRRAEALEETAGGRETALVAPTDVADAESVARLFAQVRERWGRVDLLMNNAGTFGPSGSVDEIAVEDWTSTVATNLTGAFLCAREAFAAMRAQQPQGGRIINNGSISAHVPRPGSAAYTATKHALTGLTKSIALDGRPYGIACGQIDIGNAATDMTAGISVGAKQADGSIRPEPTFDPAHVADAVLLMARLPLDANIPFLTITATTMPFLGRG
- a CDS encoding GntR family transcriptional regulator, with the translated sequence MSSPSSDDQRRTLRDAWTTGGVRVDLGRIDRLNDRPPYRQIADHLRAAIDAGQLGPADRLPSEAELKEHYGVARMTARQAIQELRAEGRVVAEHGRGVFVRQPPPVRRLASDRFAREHRKAGKAAFLAEAERSGFRARVDQIEVTRVEAPAFVRERLRLEDSLVLSRSRRYFADDRPVELAVSYLPLAVAEGTAIAEIDTGPGGLYARLEDAGYTLDRFVEEVAARMPTVEERRRLELQAGVPVIVVVRTAYDIAGRPVEVCDTVKAAPAYVLEYEIKAR
- a CDS encoding pentapeptide repeat-containing protein; translation: MAPRGSSRSRPTKRRPEAPDLPDELAQAPAVVEGGELWDCVEAGAAVQVPERVADLRIQESRWVGGNLAGSRFTGLECRDVEFVHCDLSGARLEEAVLTRVVFTDCRLTGAGFDGSQLTDVRITDSTADLAGFRMAKARFLLVENTSLHGADLFEFDAEHCALLGCDLAEASFDAARLRETDLHGSTVDDVRGVLSLRGARISPDQIIPLATGLLDAVGIQVTEQPP